A region of the Brachybacterium sacelli genome:
CCGTCGCACCGGAGGAGCCGTACATGCTCCATCCCGGAGAGTTCGTGCTGGCCTCGACCTACGAGCAGATCACGCTGCCGGACGACGTCGCCGCCCGCCTGGAGGGCAAGAGCTCGCTGGGCCGGCTGGGACTGCTGACGCACTCGACGGCCGGCTTCATCGATCCCGGCTTCCAGGGCCACATCACCCTGGAGCTCTCGAACATGGCGACCCTGCCGGTCGCCCTCTGGCCGGGCATGAAGATCGGGCAGCTGTGCTTCTTCGGGCTCTCGAGCACCGCGGACAACCCCTACGGCAGCGCGGGTAATCTCAACCGGTACCTCGGTCAGCGGGGGCCGACGCCCTCCCGGTCCGCCCTGAACTTCCACCGCACCTCGATCCCCGTGGAGGACGGCCAGTGACCGACGCCAGCGCCGAGGCTTCCCGCGTCGCCCCGCCCCGCACCGGTCACCGGCTCCAGCTGCCCCGGGACACCGACCCGCAGGACGTGCTGGCGATGGTGCGCAACGTCCGCCCGCAGGCACAGCTCGACCAGGACGGCACGATCGACTGCGGGGACGACGCCTATCTGGTGCCGGATCCGTCACCGCGCGGCGTCGGCCGCTGGACCGTGGACGCCCCGCGCGAGCGGGAGGACCCGATGCCCGAGGGAGTGGTCGACTCCCATGGCTACGGGCGCGCCTTCCCGGACGGTCTGCCCTTCGGTGCGGAGCGGCCCGCCCTCGACCTCGCCTGGTCGCTGGGCCGGCGGCTGTACGGCGCGGTGGTCACCGATGCGGGCAGCCGGCTCGAGCCGCATCCCTACCACGTGCGTGATCTGACCGTGGTCTCCCCGCACGCCCTGGCCCCGGAGGCGCTCGCGCTGCTGCTGGCACCGCTGGAGCCGGAGGCGGAGCTCGACCAGGTCCCCTCCGACGCCCCGCGCAGCGGATACAGCGTGACGATCCCCCTGGACGTCGGGGACGAGATCGCGGTGCGCGTCTCGCGCAGCTCGCGCCCGCCGGTCCTGGCGGAGCTGAGCTGGCTGGACAGCGCGGTCGACTACGAGCTCGTGCACCTGCCGGCCGACGAGGCCGAGGACGCCCTCGAGACCCCGGATGCCGAGACCGCGGAGCGCTGGGCGCTGGCCTACCGGCGGATCGGGGTGATCGCGGGACTGATCGCCGAGAGCGTCGGCGGCCACATCGTGGACCTCGAGGGGTTCCTCGTCGATCCGGGCGACCTCGCCTGATCCGAGCCAGGCCCGCCCCGCTTCCGTCGGGCCTGATCCGCTCCCGCCGGACCCGACCCGACCCGGGAGCGGCCACGTCGCCCCGGAACCCGACCGCCTCGCGACGCTCCGTCCCCTGCCGCAGCCCCGTCGGCCTCAGGCGTCGGCGGGAGCCCGGCCGGCGGCCCCGAGCCGGATCGGCACGAAGGTGATCAGTCCCACCGCCATCACCACCACGATGCCGAGGATCCCGGCGCGGGTGTCCTGGAAGATCGCCACGGATGCGGCGAAGGCGGCGGTGCCCAGGAAGCCCAGTGCGCGGCCGGTGGTGGCGTACAGGCCGAAGTTCTCGGTCTCCCGGCCCGGCTGCGAGAGCCGGGTGAGCAGGTTCCTGGAGGCGGACTGCACCGGCCCGACGAACAGGCAGATCGCCAGGCCCGCCACCCAGAACACGGGGGCCGAGCCGAAGGCGAGCACCACCAGGCCGAGCACGATGACGCCGAGGCAGCCGATGATGATGATCCAGCGGGTGCCGATCCGGTCGTCCGCGCGGCCTCCCACGAAGACCCCGATGCCGGCGACGAGGTTGGCGGCGATGCCGAAGACGATGATCTCGACGGTCGAGAAGCCGTAGGCGTTGGCGGCGAGCACACCGGCGATGGAGAACACGGCGCCCAGCCCGTCGCGGTAGATCGCCGAGGCGACGAGGTACTGCAGCATGACCGGTTCCTCGCGGAAGGCCCGCATCACACGCGTGACGATGCTGGCGTACCCCTGCCAGGGGGTCCACCGCTCGCCGGGGGCCGACGCCGGATGCTTCGGAGCCCAGAGCATCAGCGGCAGCGTCCCCACCAGGATCCACAGCGCCACGAACAGCGGGATCGCGCGGTAGTTCCAGCCGCCCTCCCCGGTGATCCCGAGCAGTCCCGTCCCGGGCATCACGAACAGCACCAGCACCAGGGCGAGGCACACGATCGACCCCCAGTAGCCCACCGCCCACGCGGTCCCGGAGACGCGGCCGCGAGTGGCGGGGGTCGAGACCTCCGGCAGCACGGAGTTCACGAACACCCCGGCCAACTCGCTGAACACGACCGCGAGGGCGATCAAGGCGGCCCCGAGCACGAGGAAGTCGGAGTCGAGGGCCACCAGCGGCATCAGCGCGACCACGG
Encoded here:
- the dcd gene encoding dCTP deaminase, with amino-acid sequence MLLSDHDIRGQIEAGRVRLDPFDDTMIQPASVDVRIDRYFRLFDNHKYAMIDPAQEQGELTREVAVAPEEPYMLHPGEFVLASTYEQITLPDDVAARLEGKSSLGRLGLLTHSTAGFIDPGFQGHITLELSNMATLPVALWPGMKIGQLCFFGLSSTADNPYGSAGNLNRYLGQRGPTPSRSALNFHRTSIPVEDGQ
- a CDS encoding MFS transporter gives rise to the protein MATTEDQGDRRAAATSSRLPRRPVVSFALWDGGMSAFSSVILTFVFATYVASAVASEGAVGEEAITAAQDHGSRVLTTWQAIGAAAIALLAPLLGNLADRGGARNALLRITTLATVAVVALMPLVALDSDFLVLGAALIALAVVFSELAGVFVNSVLPEVSTPATRGRVSGTAWAVGYWGSIVCLALVLVLFVMPGTGLLGITGEGGWNYRAIPLFVALWILVGTLPLMLWAPKHPASAPGERWTPWQGYASIVTRVMRAFREEPVMLQYLVASAIYRDGLGAVFSIAGVLAANAYGFSTVEIIVFGIAANLVAGIGVFVGGRADDRIGTRWIIIIGCLGVIVLGLVVLAFGSAPVFWVAGLAICLFVGPVQSASRNLLTRLSQPGRETENFGLYATTGRALGFLGTAAFAASVAIFQDTRAGILGIVVVMAVGLITFVPIRLGAAGRAPADA